Proteins found in one Zea mays cultivar B73 chromosome 1, Zm-B73-REFERENCE-NAM-5.0, whole genome shotgun sequence genomic segment:
- the LOC109942137 gene encoding uncharacterized RNA-binding protein C25G10.01, with the protein MQVKSVFLDGVPPHWDEDKVREIFRKFGEIDSIQLARNMFTAARKDFGFIGFTARQSALDCIKMVNKDGVGEGSGKVPIKASLQRPRHAFKKYSRQGSSSLLGVRRGFVDKSSSGRGHHSDRYRHFSPVRHSYSDNHSRRHSIDVEERHTSVRGYRAYYRRDSPVHAPSYKYGRTHLETRISEEYAEGRYTSKYPKHRYAMHGTMERDAYRRIKYGHSYQERAHRTCPDCKLCGQNYNYPNGEEFSAISGCQEAYYQTDRDLIPSTSQVASHCEGSCCKVGINKR; encoded by the exons ATGCAGGTGAAATCTGTTTTCTTGGATGGCGTACCACCTCACTGGGATGAAGACAAAGTGAGAGAAATTTTCAGGAAATTTGGTGAAATTGATAGCATACAACTTGCTAGAAATATGTTCACGGCAGCACGAAAAGATTTTGGTTTCATTGGCTTTACAGCAAGACAGTCAGCTTTAGACTGCATTAAGATGGTCAATAAAGATGGTGTTGGTGAAGGTAGTGGAAAG GTTCCCATAAAAGCTAGTTTACAAAGGCCAAGGCATGCTTTCAAGAAGTATTCCCGGCAAGGCTCAAGTTCCTTGCTAGGCGTCAGAAGAGGATTTGTAGATAAAAGTTCTAGTGGTAGAGGACACCACTCGGACAGATATAGGCATTTTAGTCCTGTAAGGCATTCGTATTCAGATAATCATTCTCGTCGTCACTCTATTGATGTTGAAGAGAGGCATACTTCTGTGCGAGGATACAGAGCTTACTATAGAAGAGACTCTCCAGTGCATG CTCCAAGCTATAAATATGGAAGGACACATCTAGAGACCAGAATTAGCGAAGAATATGCTGAGGGACGATACACTAGTAAATATCCAAAACACAGATACGCGATGCATGGAACCATGGAGCGAGATGCATACCGCAGGATCAAGTATGGACATTCATACCAGGAGAGGGCACATAGAACTTGCCCAGATTGTAAGTTGTGTGGTCAAAATTACAATTACCCCAATGGTGAGGAATTTTCTGCAATCAGCGGTTGTCAGGAGGCATACTACCAGACA GACCGTGA